In Carbonactinospora thermoautotrophica, the genomic stretch TGACCTGGACCGGCGACGGAGTCCGCCGCGCCACGTACGCGCAGGTCGGCGAGCGCGCGGCCCGGCTCGCCAGTGCCCTGCGCGGGCTCGGCGTCACCGGGGACCAGCGCGTGGCCACCTTGATGTGGAACAACCAGGAGCACCTTGAGGCGTACCTGGCCGTCCCGTCCATGGGCGCGGTCCTGCACACGCTGAACCTGCGGCTGCCCGCGGACCAGCTCGCGTACATCGTCAACCACGCCGAGGACAGCGTCATCCTCGTCAACGGGTCCCTGGTCCCGCTGCTCGCCGCGATCCTGCCGCGGTGTCCCACGGTCGAGCACGTGGTCGTGGCCGGGGAGGGGGACATCTCCCCGCTGGCGGCGGCCGGCAAGCCCGTCCACTCCTACGAGGAGCTGCTCGCCGCCGCCGGGCCGCGCTTCGACTGGCCCGAGCTGGACGAGCGCGACGCGGCCGCCATGTGCTACACCAGCGGCACCACCGGCAACCCCAAGGGCGTGGTGTACAGCCACCGCTCCACGTACCTGCACACGATGCAGATGTGCATGGGCGACGCGCTCGGCCTGCGCCAGGACGACCGCGTGCTGCCGGTCGTGCCGATGTTCCACGCCAACGCCTGGGGCCTGCCCTACGCCGGGCTCATGGTCGGCTCGTCCCTCCTCATGCCCGACCGGTTCCTGCAGCCGGAGCCGCTGGCCCGCCTCATCGAGTCCCAGCGCGCCACGGTCGTCGCCGGCGTGCCCACCATCTGGAACGCCCTGCTCAACCACCTCGACCAGCACCCGGTGGACCTCTCCTCGCTCCGGCTCGGCGTCACCGGCGGCGCCCCCTGCCCGTCCGCGGTGATGAAGGCCTTCCACGAGCGGCACGGGCTGTTCCTCCTGCAGGCCTGGGGCATGACCGAGACCTCCCCGCTCGGCTCGGCGGCCCGCCCGCCGGCCGGCGTTCCCGAGGAGAGCGAGGACTACTGGCGGTACCGCGTGACGGCCGGCCGGCTGGTCTGCGGCGTGGAGGGGCGGCTCGTCGGCCCAGCCGGCGAGGTCGTCCCCAA encodes the following:
- a CDS encoding fatty acid--CoA ligase, coding for MRSTMQDVPLTVTRIMTYGTTVHGSSEVVTWTGDGVRRATYAQVGERAARLASALRGLGVTGDQRVATLMWNNQEHLEAYLAVPSMGAVLHTLNLRLPADQLAYIVNHAEDSVILVNGSLVPLLAAILPRCPTVEHVVVAGEGDISPLAAAGKPVHSYEELLAAAGPRFDWPELDERDAAAMCYTSGTTGNPKGVVYSHRSTYLHTMQMCMGDALGLRQDDRVLPVVPMFHANAWGLPYAGLMVGSSLLMPDRFLQPEPLARLIESQRATVVAGVPTIWNALLNHLDQHPVDLSSLRLGVTGGAPCPSAVMKAFHERHGLFLLQAWGMTETSPLGSAARPPAGVPEESEDYWRYRVTAGRLVCGVEGRLVGPAGEVVPNDGESVGELEVRGPWITGSYYREDPSPEKFDDGWLRTGDVGTLTPDGFFTITDRAKDVIKSGGEWISSVELENHLMAHPAVLEAAVVGVPDEKWDERPLATVVIREGHDVGLEELREFLAQRVARWQVPERWAVIPEVPKTSVGKFDKKVIRQQYADGVLDVKLTGRAPDRKE